Proteins encoded by one window of Candidatus Obscuribacter sp.:
- a CDS encoding serine/threonine protein kinase: MGRRILHSLFANTICPSTGGHKLRNGSITISELAACGGSAAIYSAQDSQEVHIIVKEAVIPKNSPQALKDKALELFNREAFLLSKLDHPNIAKVLDHFVENDHHYEIIEYIDGLDLRRFVKERGPQPAEFVLNWLEQICEILDYLHNQNPPIMHRDLTPDNLVLRIDGSLVLIDFGAANAFVGTATGTMVGKQSYMAPEQIRGKSAPQSDIYSLGCTSYFLLTGKDPTPLETSQVDLQTGLTQSINTFLARCTALELNERYQSASAALEKIRTMRAEMQYEAIADPIHHR; encoded by the coding sequence CTGGGACGAAGAATTCTCCACTCGTTATTCGCCAACACTATTTGTCCCTCTACAGGCGGACACAAACTAAGGAACGGCTCAATTACGATTTCAGAACTAGCTGCCTGCGGCGGCTCCGCCGCAATATACTCAGCGCAAGACTCACAAGAAGTACACATTATTGTCAAAGAAGCCGTAATTCCAAAAAACTCGCCACAAGCACTAAAAGATAAAGCTCTAGAACTATTCAATCGAGAAGCATTTCTATTGAGCAAGTTAGACCATCCAAATATAGCAAAGGTACTCGATCACTTTGTAGAGAATGATCATCACTATGAAATTATTGAGTACATAGACGGACTCGATTTGCGGCGCTTCGTAAAAGAAAGAGGTCCTCAACCGGCGGAGTTTGTTCTCAATTGGTTAGAGCAAATTTGCGAAATTCTGGACTACTTACACAACCAGAATCCACCCATAATGCACCGAGATCTAACGCCAGATAACCTTGTTTTGCGTATAGACGGAAGCCTGGTATTAATTGACTTTGGAGCAGCCAATGCTTTTGTTGGCACCGCCACTGGCACTATGGTCGGCAAACAATCCTACATGGCCCCCGAACAAATCCGCGGCAAATCAGCTCCGCAAAGCGATATTTACTCATTGGGGTGCACAAGCTATTTTTTATTAACCGGCAAGGACCCTACGCCACTAGAGACCTCGCAGGTCGATCTGCAAACTGGATTGACCCAATCGATCAACACATTTTTGGCTCGATGCACAGCTCTTGAACTTAACGAACGATACCAATCGGCAAGCGCAGCTCTTGAGAAAATCCGTACTATGCGCGCAGAAATGCAGTATGAAGCCATCGCAGACCCTATTCATCACAGATAG
- a CDS encoding SGNH/GDSL hydrolase family protein: MFQQYIAVGDSMSIDQYPAMDAKRTEDGARVDIGAAALLHHNDDRLFPEFAGNDLPAMFSGIKFVSKAFDGATCDDFLTTTAQSALGELSHGRALVTLSIGGNDLLDAHRLSARGDRQTLMTRCTEAQSNYDRVVSTIRDTLPNCVLVLTTIYDPTDGTGVLPTTSPLYDSTFPIDLLLEFNSFIRGCASSRDILVADVHKHFVGHGANCGSADQFWFWPPSPIEPSHRGASEIRRVWLDTIKAYVALG; encoded by the coding sequence ATGTTTCAACAGTACATAGCCGTCGGCGACTCCATGAGTATTGACCAGTACCCGGCTATGGATGCCAAACGTACCGAAGACGGTGCCAGGGTCGATATCGGTGCGGCGGCATTGTTGCATCACAATGATGACCGCTTGTTTCCTGAGTTTGCTGGCAACGATCTGCCAGCCATGTTTAGCGGCATCAAGTTTGTCTCCAAAGCTTTTGATGGTGCAACATGTGATGATTTTTTGACTACCACTGCCCAGAGTGCTCTCGGTGAGCTGTCTCATGGTCGTGCCCTGGTTACTCTATCTATTGGTGGCAATGATTTGCTCGATGCGCACAGACTCAGTGCTCGCGGTGATCGGCAGACTCTCATGACCCGTTGTACAGAAGCGCAGTCTAATTACGATAGAGTCGTTAGCACCATCCGTGATACCTTACCCAATTGCGTGCTTGTACTCACCACGATATATGATCCAACCGATGGCACAGGCGTTTTGCCTACTACTTCGCCATTATATGACAGCACTTTTCCTATAGATTTACTCTTGGAGTTTAATAGCTTTATCAGAGGTTGCGCTAGCTCCAGAGACATTCTTGTGGCAGATGTGCACAAGCATTTTGTTGGTCATGGAGCTAACTGCGGTTCGGCTGATCAATTCTGGTTTTGGCCACCGAGTCCCATTGAGCCCAGTCACCGCGGTGCTAGCGAGATCCGGCGGGTGTGGTTAGATACTATCAAGGCTTATGTAGCGCTGGGTTGA
- a CDS encoding DUF2262 domain-containing protein: MRAMKSDFRLLAEKLIEAGIAKPEHIRGLSPEAISSNESLFKISLPDEYKEFLLVMGLEHGWFMYDATLYWGNRFWFNQRRAAPDPKVKALPGVSARKLQEGDFVFAYHHHWYLFFNLKSKNPPIYKYTNGDPAPELVAESFLQWLSAAVDQAIADYNDWKVLHRKPLPESFLSDYERLQGAWLIRYTRNRKNTGCRRNCTHYVFKGNELYLYCPSSVDPWWLDCEFKLDETCEPKRISLFNERNQLMVYRLSDGTLELCNSREKNSFPPGFDVEADYCDEIIILERDQGELPQSKRKSDVSPIFDKDFGQLCWNDDRDWFAGSVLFKGREVELYLQPESPADVAVAVSRLKSYVKKLKDYDRRAKEYICQEMLELKNSTWLDDGQKAYTPKGFMAGLHLESISVDFNGKIELSYDADYLLFFGHGILLSLDEQDQFSDAHLAG; encoded by the coding sequence TTGAGAGCCATGAAGAGTGATTTCAGATTACTTGCCGAGAAGCTGATTGAAGCTGGCATAGCAAAGCCTGAACATATTCGTGGTTTAAGCCCTGAAGCTATTAGCAGCAATGAATCTCTGTTCAAGATTTCCTTGCCCGATGAATACAAAGAGTTCCTTCTCGTTATGGGCCTCGAACACGGCTGGTTTATGTATGATGCCACGCTTTATTGGGGCAATAGGTTTTGGTTCAACCAGAGGAGGGCGGCACCGGACCCCAAAGTGAAAGCTTTGCCTGGAGTCAGTGCCAGGAAACTTCAGGAAGGAGATTTCGTTTTTGCTTATCACCATCATTGGTATTTATTCTTCAATTTAAAGAGCAAAAATCCCCCAATATATAAATACACCAACGGCGATCCGGCACCAGAATTAGTGGCAGAGTCGTTTTTGCAATGGTTGTCCGCTGCCGTCGATCAGGCAATCGCTGATTATAACGATTGGAAGGTGCTTCATCGAAAGCCTTTGCCGGAATCATTTCTCAGCGACTATGAAAGGCTCCAGGGGGCGTGGCTGATACGTTATACCAGGAATAGGAAAAACACTGGTTGTCGTAGAAACTGCACGCACTACGTTTTTAAGGGCAACGAACTTTACCTTTATTGTCCATCCAGCGTTGATCCGTGGTGGCTTGATTGTGAATTCAAGCTGGATGAGACATGCGAGCCTAAAAGGATATCGCTTTTCAATGAGCGGAATCAATTAATGGTCTACAGATTGTCTGATGGTACGCTTGAGCTTTGCAACAGCCGCGAAAAAAATAGCTTTCCGCCTGGCTTTGATGTCGAGGCTGACTATTGCGATGAAATCATCATCCTTGAGCGGGACCAGGGTGAGTTACCCCAATCTAAGAGGAAAAGTGATGTATCGCCAATTTTTGATAAAGACTTTGGGCAACTATGCTGGAATGATGATCGTGACTGGTTTGCCGGGAGCGTTTTATTCAAGGGACGGGAAGTGGAGCTTTATCTCCAACCGGAAAGTCCAGCGGATGTTGCTGTGGCGGTGTCACGATTGAAGTCTTATGTCAAAAAACTCAAGGACTATGACCGGCGTGCAAAAGAGTACATCTGTCAGGAGATGTTGGAGCTTAAAAACTCCACCTGGCTTGATGACGGGCAAAAAGCCTATACGCCAAAAGGATTTATGGCAGGTCTTCACCTGGAGTCCATAAGCGTTGACTTCAATGGCAAAATCGAGCTCTCCTACGACGCAGACTATCTGCTCTTTTTCGGGCACGGAATTTTACTGTCTCTAGATGAGCAGGATCAATTCAGTGATGCGCATCTGGCAGGTTGA
- a CDS encoding serine/threonine protein kinase yields MKTEVKKQTQYPLLKPENIEDIDKIWSFCLIAPALSIPLGLLLTTKSELALYLEIFSLLAGAFLYLFTGGVTMDGSSRSELELKAKGLDIRDTRLDAIMPWDWLTKVEIRQRKLSLIPNYVYFAFKDGSNVLILWNDVKETMDSTTLISCVRTWAPHAEIIGDAKLTKSESIATYTELWLKELTGAKSEKRLRQNQVLSQGTLLNDTYTIQRVLSGGGQGTAYLADTRSPDATIELPPQVVIKELILPDNDRGLKHATDALIKEVAILRRINCPNIVQLYDFFIEDMRGYLAIEYIDGITLRQLIAQSGPLPCARVAQLGIAMCSTLIYLHDLSPPIVHGDFTPDNIMLDKNEKLKVLDFDASQELTRNKTNTVVGKHSYMSPEQFKGILGESSDIYAVGCTLYYLLTGQDPEPISQSHPNQIVSTVSEEMDAIVSNATALDTTARYPNLREMRLALGKL; encoded by the coding sequence ATGAAGACAGAAGTCAAAAAACAAACACAATATCCGCTTCTGAAGCCAGAAAATATTGAGGACATCGACAAAATCTGGTCCTTCTGCCTGATAGCTCCAGCGCTATCAATTCCTTTGGGTCTTTTGCTCACAACAAAGTCTGAACTAGCTTTGTACCTTGAAATATTTTCCTTGCTAGCGGGCGCATTTTTATACCTGTTTACCGGTGGCGTTACGATGGACGGTAGCTCTCGCTCAGAACTTGAGTTAAAGGCAAAGGGTCTCGACATAAGGGATACCCGACTTGATGCAATAATGCCCTGGGATTGGCTTACAAAGGTTGAAATCCGCCAACGCAAACTAAGCCTCATTCCTAACTATGTATATTTCGCCTTCAAAGACGGTTCAAACGTTCTTATTCTCTGGAACGATGTGAAAGAAACCATGGATTCGACCACGCTGATTTCGTGTGTGCGCACATGGGCGCCCCATGCCGAAATCATAGGAGACGCAAAACTAACTAAATCAGAGTCCATAGCAACCTACACAGAACTCTGGCTAAAAGAACTTACAGGTGCAAAATCAGAGAAGCGACTGAGGCAAAACCAGGTTTTGTCCCAAGGTACTCTACTGAATGATACCTACACCATCCAGAGAGTACTAAGCGGCGGAGGGCAAGGCACGGCATATCTTGCAGACACACGCTCTCCAGACGCGACGATAGAGCTACCTCCACAAGTAGTCATCAAAGAGCTAATCTTACCGGACAATGATAGAGGTCTAAAACACGCAACAGATGCTCTGATCAAAGAAGTAGCCATTTTAAGGCGCATCAATTGCCCTAATATTGTTCAGCTGTATGATTTCTTCATTGAAGACATGCGAGGCTACCTGGCTATTGAATACATTGACGGCATTACCCTGAGGCAACTCATCGCGCAGTCAGGACCATTGCCTTGCGCAAGAGTTGCCCAACTTGGAATTGCCATGTGCAGCACACTCATATATTTACACGATCTCTCCCCACCTATAGTGCATGGAGACTTTACACCAGACAATATAATGCTCGACAAAAACGAGAAACTAAAAGTACTGGACTTTGACGCATCACAAGAGTTAACACGCAACAAAACCAATACAGTAGTAGGCAAGCATTCATATATGTCTCCGGAGCAATTCAAAGGCATCCTGGGAGAATCCAGCGACATTTATGCAGTTGGATGCACACTCTATTACTTGCTCACCGGTCAGGACCCAGAACCGATAAGCCAATCGCACCCAAACCAAATTGTGAGCACGGTGAGCGAGGAGATGGATGCTATCGTCTCCAATGCCACCGCACTCGATACCACTGCCAGGTATCCAAATCTAAGAGAAATGAGGTTGGCCCTTGGAAAACTCTGA
- a CDS encoding beta-lactamase family protein, protein MNILRFKLNSRCFVRPYLLTLALTLTVSVAVYARDAATTATTKGAVKSNSAAKTKFAATPQASKTSKVSSTNPKITPVDAVSGIPIAIDNDLAKRVDAVVDKAIANQKIVGAVVMVARDGKIVYQRAAGYNDRESKVPMRQDAIFRLASMSKPIVSEAALALVQRGKLKLSDPVSKYLPDFRPKLADGTTPEITIAQLLNHTSGLGYSFSEKGDGPYHRAKVSDGMDQPGLSMAENMKRLASVPLYFKPGTKWRYSLSIDVLGAVLEKAAGKPLADVVAEMVTGPLSMKDTDFKVVDVKRLTVPYYDGKPKPLKMRPFQLVPVGDGAFAFAPDRCLNLSSFPSGGAGLVGTANDYLKFLESLRTANGAGLKPEFYKLMAESQTGSMDAGSGPDWGFSYGAAVLLHPDKKQGPHNLGTRQWGGAYGHHWFIDPVAKLSVVELSNTTTEGMAGEYTRELSRAIYGSAK, encoded by the coding sequence ATGAATATTTTGCGCTTTAAGCTCAACAGCAGGTGTTTTGTGCGTCCATATCTATTGACTCTCGCTTTGACTCTCACAGTATCAGTCGCTGTTTACGCGCGCGATGCAGCCACTACAGCTACTACAAAGGGCGCGGTTAAGAGTAACAGTGCTGCAAAGACTAAGTTTGCCGCAACTCCTCAGGCCAGCAAGACAAGCAAAGTCTCGTCCACCAATCCTAAGATAACTCCGGTTGATGCTGTCAGCGGCATACCAATAGCTATCGACAATGACCTGGCAAAACGCGTCGACGCTGTTGTAGACAAAGCCATTGCCAATCAAAAAATAGTAGGTGCGGTGGTGATGGTGGCTAGAGATGGCAAAATCGTCTATCAAAGAGCTGCTGGTTACAACGACCGTGAGTCCAAAGTGCCTATGCGTCAGGATGCCATATTTAGGTTGGCATCTATGTCCAAGCCAATTGTGTCAGAGGCTGCTCTTGCGCTGGTGCAGCGCGGCAAGCTCAAGCTCAGCGACCCTGTATCCAAGTATTTACCTGACTTTAGACCCAAGCTAGCTGACGGTACTACGCCAGAGATTACAATTGCCCAGCTCTTAAATCACACGTCGGGACTTGGTTATAGCTTTAGTGAAAAAGGCGATGGTCCCTATCACCGTGCCAAGGTCTCCGATGGTATGGATCAGCCCGGGCTCAGCATGGCCGAAAACATGAAAAGACTGGCATCTGTGCCGCTTTATTTTAAACCTGGTACCAAATGGCGCTACTCACTATCTATAGATGTGCTCGGTGCTGTATTAGAAAAAGCAGCCGGTAAACCATTGGCGGATGTGGTCGCAGAGATGGTCACTGGTCCTCTGTCGATGAAGGACACAGACTTTAAGGTCGTAGATGTAAAACGGCTCACTGTGCCTTATTACGATGGTAAGCCCAAGCCGCTCAAAATGCGGCCATTCCAGCTAGTGCCAGTTGGTGATGGAGCCTTTGCGTTTGCTCCAGACCGTTGTCTCAATCTATCGTCGTTTCCATCCGGTGGTGCTGGTCTGGTTGGCACTGCCAATGATTATTTGAAGTTTTTGGAGAGTTTGCGCACCGCAAATGGTGCAGGACTAAAGCCTGAGTTTTATAAACTCATGGCAGAGAGTCAGACTGGTAGTATGGATGCTGGCTCTGGTCCTGACTGGGGATTTAGCTATGGCGCTGCTGTGCTTTTGCATCCTGACAAAAAACAAGGACCCCACAATCTAGGCACCAGGCAATGGGGCGGTGCATACGGTCATCACTGGTTTATCGATCCTGTCGCCAAACTCTCAGTAGTAGAGCTTAGCAACACTACTACCGAGGGCATGGCTGGCGAGTACACTCGTGAGTTGAGCCGGGCAATTTATGGGTCTGCTAAATAG
- a CDS encoding MFS transporter, whose amino-acid sequence MAPKREIFAWAMFDFANSSYTTVVTTTIFNQYFVHDICKGLSIADATFRLTLSLAIANGLVVVTAPLVGALADAIGKKKFLLFIATSICVLTTAGLAFIQPGGVIMAMVLFILSGFGFGTSEYLIAAFLPELAPKDRMGKVSSLGWTLGYIGGLVILGLCLAYVSWAQKQGQASTQFVPVTLLFVAAIFAAASTPTFIWLKERAQAQSLTIDASLPAALFKKAFGRIQATLKTTGRYRDLLTFLIALFCFSCGTTTVVALAAVYASEVMHFATSETIAMVMLVQVSAAAGAFGLGSLQDKIGSIPTLSMALILWVVAVAVAYFAPDKLVFWIAATLMGAAMGATGSAARALVGQLAPRGQAAEFFGLWGLTVKLSAVVGPMTYGAITRMTGGNYRTALLSTIGFFILGLIVTLRVNQERGVKQASLAVDAA is encoded by the coding sequence ATGGCGCCCAAGCGCGAGATCTTTGCCTGGGCTATGTTTGATTTTGCCAATTCTAGCTACACGACTGTTGTTACAACGACTATTTTTAACCAGTATTTTGTACATGACATTTGCAAAGGACTGAGTATTGCCGATGCCACTTTTAGGTTGACGCTCTCACTTGCTATTGCTAATGGATTGGTCGTCGTCACCGCTCCACTGGTGGGTGCTTTGGCTGATGCTATCGGTAAAAAGAAATTTTTATTGTTTATCGCCACCTCTATCTGTGTGCTCACTACCGCTGGACTGGCATTTATCCAGCCGGGTGGGGTGATTATGGCGATGGTGTTGTTTATCCTCTCTGGTTTTGGCTTTGGTACTTCTGAGTATTTGATTGCTGCATTTTTGCCGGAGCTGGCACCCAAAGACCGTATGGGTAAAGTATCGTCTCTGGGTTGGACACTGGGCTATATCGGTGGGCTGGTGATATTGGGGCTGTGCCTTGCCTATGTCAGCTGGGCGCAAAAGCAAGGTCAGGCGTCGACACAGTTTGTGCCGGTGACACTTTTATTTGTGGCGGCAATTTTTGCTGCTGCCTCTACTCCGACATTTATTTGGCTCAAAGAGAGAGCCCAGGCACAGTCATTGACTATCGATGCCAGTCTGCCAGCAGCCCTATTTAAAAAAGCCTTTGGGCGCATCCAGGCGACACTTAAGACCACTGGGCGCTACCGTGACCTTTTGACATTTTTGATTGCGCTCTTTTGCTTTAGTTGTGGTACCACCACTGTGGTGGCACTGGCTGCTGTCTATGCCTCAGAGGTGATGCACTTTGCCACCAGTGAGACCATTGCCATGGTCATGCTGGTCCAAGTATCGGCTGCTGCTGGGGCTTTTGGGCTGGGATCTTTGCAAGACAAAATAGGCTCCATCCCTACTCTATCTATGGCGTTGATACTGTGGGTAGTGGCGGTGGCTGTAGCGTATTTTGCGCCCGATAAGCTTGTGTTTTGGATAGCTGCCACACTCATGGGTGCGGCCATGGGCGCGACCGGCTCGGCGGCGCGTGCACTAGTCGGGCAGCTTGCTCCGCGCGGACAGGCGGCAGAGTTTTTTGGACTCTGGGGGCTGACAGTCAAGTTGTCGGCAGTGGTGGGGCCGATGACATACGGCGCTATCACGCGCATGACCGGTGGCAATTACCGCACAGCACTCTTGTCGACTATAGGCTTTTTTATCCTGGGATTGATAGTCACGCTCCGAGTCAATCAAGAGCGTGGCGTAAAGCAAGCCAGTCTGGCTGTAGATGCTGCTTGA
- a CDS encoding carbonic anhydrase produces the protein MQKLITGVHDFQNRVFDKHRELFERLSQGQNPEALFITCSDSRINPNMITQTQPGDLFILRNAGNIVPPFGATNGGEAGTIEFAVSALGVRDIIVCGHSLCGAMKGILDPDSLKDLPSVAGWLSHAQSTSRIIKENYCDLGLTDEQFLSVAIQENVLVQIDNLRTHPAVSARLARGAINLHAWTYKMETGEVFCYSHECGQFLPIEEVSVALPNTEKRFAYAI, from the coding sequence ATGCAGAAGTTGATTACAGGCGTGCATGATTTTCAAAACAGAGTATTTGATAAGCATCGCGAATTGTTTGAAAGACTCTCGCAGGGACAAAATCCAGAAGCGCTATTTATCACATGCTCGGACTCGCGCATCAATCCCAACATGATCACGCAGACCCAGCCTGGCGACTTGTTTATCTTGCGTAACGCCGGCAACATAGTCCCCCCCTTCGGTGCCACCAATGGTGGAGAGGCCGGTACCATTGAGTTTGCTGTCTCTGCCCTTGGTGTGCGCGATATCATCGTCTGTGGCCACTCGCTGTGCGGAGCTATGAAGGGTATATTGGACCCAGATAGCTTAAAAGACCTGCCCAGTGTTGCTGGGTGGCTCTCTCACGCTCAGTCGACCTCACGCATAATCAAAGAAAATTACTGTGACCTAGGTCTTACTGACGAGCAGTTTTTGAGTGTTGCAATCCAGGAAAACGTCCTTGTCCAAATAGACAATCTCAGGACCCACCCAGCTGTGTCAGCTCGCCTTGCTAGAGGCGCCATCAATCTCCATGCCTGGACTTACAAAATGGAGACAGGCGAAGTCTTTTGCTACAGCCACGAGTGCGGACAATTCTTGCCAATCGAGGAGGTTAGCGTTGCTTTACCAAACACCGAAAAACGATTTGCCTACGCGATTTGA
- a CDS encoding type II toxin-antitoxin system Phd/YefM family antitoxin, translating to MKDIEKQAAKLMGLSQKSIGKTQARKEFFPLVDALNASASSVEITDHDKPVAVIMSYQNYVALTAKLCMLSKQHTVSEVPNLIGSIKIRTNNLEAASQRASDIFAKSLKDTRKKL from the coding sequence TTGAAGGACATTGAAAAGCAGGCGGCTAAGCTGATGGGACTATCTCAAAAGTCCATTGGTAAGACGCAGGCACGCAAGGAGTTCTTTCCACTAGTTGATGCCCTAAATGCTTCTGCTTCTTCGGTTGAGATTACTGATCACGATAAACCTGTTGCCGTAATTATGAGTTATCAAAATTATGTTGCTCTTACTGCCAAGCTGTGTATGCTCTCAAAGCAGCATACTGTGTCTGAGGTTCCAAATCTAATCGGCTCAATCAAAATTAGAACGAATAATCTTGAGGCTGCTAGTCAAAGAGCGTCTGACATCTTTGCTAAATCGCTCAAGGACACTCGCAAGAAGTTATGA